A stretch of the Salmo salar chromosome ssa20, Ssal_v3.1, whole genome shotgun sequence genome encodes the following:
- the LOC106581470 gene encoding extracellular calcium-sensing receptor: MLLSALSDTAALLKSGMALRTDVVLRLLVVVMRGMAAPATICSLLGQPALPLLSAEGDINIGAVFGLHRNALFKVHPFTSRPEKTPCISFNPREFQFAQTLIFALEEINNSSDLLPGLSLGYQVYDSCSSATLAIHSALALMNSPGPEDSLGDPSSCSRSPAVLGIVGESSSTSSIGISSLVGPFSIPVISHFATCACLSNRKEFPSFFRTIPSDFYQSRALAKLVKHFGWNWVGVVNSNNDYGNNGIATFMEAAWHEGVCVEYQESIHRTDSREKLLEVVRVIRRATARVVVLFLTLGDLIPLLNELALEGDPGLQWVGSESWITARLLADNKAYGFLRGAVGFAIRNARLDGLEGFLDKVHPSQAPDNTLLREFWETVFQCSFEGVSSTLCTGTESLAKLKNQYTDVSELRISSKVYTAVYAIAHALHNLLTDLKNDTDSGNRPVYTSQQVLQYLKKVRFRVKTGEEIWFDANGDVVACYDLVNWQQEEDGTLQFHAVGLYDSSMPPEQRFTFNQGKLVWAGGQAEAPAAVCSESCPTGTRKAVQKGKPVCCYDCVPCAEGEISNITDSNGCYRCDLEYWSNEKRDRCVLKPVEFLSYEEIIGIVLVFFSLLGSGVTTLVAVVFSIHKDTPIVRANNSELSFLLLFSLTLCFLCSLTFIGRPSEWSCMLRHTAFGITFVLCISCVLGKTIVVLMAFRATLPASNVMKWFGPPQQRLSVLAFTLIQVLICVLWLTVSPPFPYKNMKTYKEKIILECDVGSAIGFWAVLGYIGLLAVLCFVLAFLARKLPDNFNEAKFITFSMLIFCAVWITFIPAYVSSPGKFTVAVEIFAILASSFGLLFCIFAPKCFIILLRPEQNTKKHMMGKTSNDTRY; the protein is encoded by the exons ATGCTTCTATCTGCCCTTTCAGACACAGCTGCCCTGCTGAAGAGTGGTATGGCACTGAGAACAGACGTGGTTCTCCGgctgctggtggtggtgatgagggGTATGGCTGCTCCAGCCACAATCTGCTCTCTGCTGGGCCAACCCGCTCTGCCTCTCCTATCTGCTGAGGGGGACATCAACATTGGAGCAGTGTTCGGTCTACATAGGAATGCCCTCTTCAAGGTCCATCCGTTCACCTCCAGACCAGAGAAAACACCCTGTATCAG TTTCAACCCACGTGAGTTCCAGTTTGCACAGACCCTGATCTTTGCCCTGGAGGAGATCAACAACAGCAGTGATCTGCTGCCAGGGCTGTCTCTGGGTTACCAGGTCTATGACTCCTGTAGCTCTGCCACCCTGGCCATCCACTCAGCCTTGGCCCTGATGAACAGCCCTGGGCCTGAGGACAGCCTGGGAGACCCCTCCTCCTGCTCCAGATCTCCAGCCGTGTTGGGCATTGTAGGGGAGTCAAGCTCCACATCCTCCATCGGAATATCATCCCTGGTTGGACCATTCAGCATCCCTGTG atcAGCCACTTCGCCACCTGTGCATGTCTGAGTAACAGAAAGGAGTTCCCATCCTTCTTCAGAACCATCCCCAGTGACTTCTACCAGAGTAGAGCCCTGGCAAAGCTGGTCAAACACTTTGGATGGAACTGGGTGGGAGTGGTGAACAGCAACAATGACTATGGAAACAATGGCATTGCCACATTCATGGAGGCAGCGTGGCATGAAggggtctgtgtagagtaccaAGAGTCCATCCATCGCACAGACTCCCGAGAGAAGCTCCTGGAAGTCGTCAGGGTGATCCGGAGGGCCACAGCCAGGGTGGTGGTACTGTTCTTGACCTTGGGGGACCTCATCCCCCTGTTGAATGAGCTGGCCCTGGAGGGAGACCCTGGGCTGCAGTGGGTGGGCAGCGAGTCCTGGATCACAGCCAGGCTGCTGGCGGATAACAAGGCCTACGGCTTCCTGAGGGGGGCGGTGGGCTTTGCCATCAGGAATGCCAGACTGGATGGTCTGGAGGGGTTCCTAGACAAGGTGCACCCCTCCCAGGCGCCAGACAACACCCTGCTCAGGGAGTTCTGGGAGACTGTGTTCCAATGCTCCTTCGAGGGGGTCAGCAGCACGCTGTGCACAGGAACAGAGAGCTTAGCAAAGCTGAAGAACCAATACACTGATGTGTCAGAGCTGAGAATATCCAGTAAAGTGTACACAGCTGTGTATGCCATTGCACACGCTCTACACAACCTACTGACAGACTTAAAGAATGACACAGACAGCGGTAACAGACCAGTCTACACATCACAGCAG GTGCTACAGTACCTGAAGAAGGTGAGGTTTAGAgtaaagacaggagaggagatctGGTTTGATGCTAACGGAGATGTGGTGGCGTGCTACGACCTAGTGAACTGGCAGCAGGAGGAGGATGGGACCCTGCAGTTCcatgctgtggggctgtatgATTCCTCGATGCCCCCTGAACAGCGCTTTACCTTCAACCAGGGAAAACTGGTCTGGGCAGGGGGCCAGGCAGAG GCACCTGCAGCAGTGTGCAGTGAGAGCTGTCCCACAGGCACTCGTAAGGCTGTACAGAAAGGAAAGCCTGTATGCTGTTATGACTGTGTACCATGTGCGGAGGGAGAGATCAGCAATATCACAG ATTCTAACGGCTGCTATCGATGTGACTTGGAGTATTGGTCAAATGAAAAAAGGGACCGCTGTGTGTTGAAACCAGTTGAATTCCTCTCCTATGAAGAAATCATTGGCATAGTTCTGGTATTTTTCTCCTTACTGGGGTCTGGTGTTACTACTCTGGTAGCTGTTGTGTTTTCAATTCATAAGGACACCCCCATCGTCAGGGCCAACAACTCTGAGCTGAGCTTCCTGCTGCTTTTCTCCTTGACTCTGTGTTTTCTGTGTTCTCTTACTTTCATTGGCCGGCCCTCTGAGTGGTCCTGTATGCTGCGTCACACAGCGTTTGGGATCACCTTCGTCCTCTGCATCTCTTGTGTTCTGGGGAAAACAATAGTGGTGTTGATGGCCTTCAGGGCTACACTTCCAGCCAGTAATGTCATGAAATGGTTTGGTCCTCCACAGCAGAGACTCAGTGTTCTGGCTTTCACTCTCATACAGGTCCTGATCTGTGTTCTTTGGTTAACAgtctcccctcctttcccctaCAAGAACATGAAGACCTATAAGGAAAAGATCATTCTAGAGTGTGATGTGGGTTCAGCTATTGGTTTCTGGGCTGTGTTGGGGTATATAGGACTCCTGGCTGTCTTGTGCTTTGTGCTGGCTTTTCTGGCTCGAAAGCTGCCTGATAACTTCAATGAGGCCAAATTCATCACCTTCAGCATGCTCATATTCTGTGCAGTCTGGATCACCTTTATCCCAGCTTATGTCAGCTCTCCTGGGAAGTTCACTGTAGCTGTGGAGATCTTTGCTATTCTGGCCTCCAGTTTTGGTTTACTTTTCTGCATATTTGCTCCTAAATGTTTCATTATATTGCTGAGGCCAGAGCAAAACACCAAGAAACATATGATGGGGAAGACATCCAATGACACACGATATTAA